A single Thermoanaerobacterium sp. RBIITD DNA region contains:
- a CDS encoding nuclease-related domain-containing protein: protein MFASFVEQDEEVKEIFYQKIKEKMEKEKQKHLDKISEGFFGWLLEPIADIAYTWRRDSEKEQGNSGENSVSWALHFWLPSDAVIVNDLVLEPVPDDFIQIVHLVLNSNGIFVLETKSWDGVFLGLKNKWRMRQGNKWVEVKSPTKQN, encoded by the coding sequence ATGTTTGCCAGTTTTGTAGAACAAGATGAAGAAGTTAAGGAAATTTTTTATCAAAAGATTAAAGAAAAAATGGAAAAAGAAAAGCAGAAACATCTGGATAAAATTAGTGAAGGCTTTTTTGGATGGCTATTAGAACCTATTGCAGATATTGCATATACATGGAGACGCGATTCAGAGAAAGAGCAGGGGAATTCAGGCGAAAATTCAGTAAGCTGGGCTTTGCATTTCTGGCTTCCAAGTGATGCAGTAATAGTAAATGACCTTGTTTTAGAGCCTGTGCCTGATGATTTTATACAGATTGTTCATCTTGTACTTAATTCTAATGGGATATTTGTATTAGAGACAAAATCATGGGATGGTGTATTTTTAGGCTTAAAAAATAAGTGGAGAATGAGACAAGGCAATAAGTGGGTCGAAGTTAAAAGCCCTACTAAGCAAAATTAG
- a CDS encoding DNA methyltransferase, with translation MEDINFKKEITTVWSFPERGDWATHSGKYRGNFAPQVPRNIILRYSKENDVVLDPMVGSGTTLVEAKLLNRRGIGFDINPDAIDITKRNLNFGANFSGKYKFEPVVKIGDIRNLKGIDDNSIDLIITHPPYLNIIKYSNGNIDGDLSNISGIKKFLSELEKGVLELFRVLKNNRYCAILIGDTRKSGHYVPLAFYVMQLFLKNGFILKEDIIKVQHNCKSTPYWRSQVEKYNFYLIMHEHLFVFRKPEDGEDLSRVKYSMWQGGI, from the coding sequence ATGGAGGATATAAATTTCAAGAAAGAAATAACAACTGTTTGGTCATTTCCGGAAAGAGGAGATTGGGCAACTCATAGCGGTAAATACAGAGGAAATTTTGCACCGCAAGTTCCAAGAAATATTATATTGCGCTATTCAAAAGAAAATGATGTTGTATTAGATCCCATGGTTGGAAGTGGTACTACTTTGGTAGAAGCAAAATTATTGAATAGGAGAGGAATTGGTTTTGATATTAATCCTGATGCAATCGATATTACAAAACGAAATTTGAATTTCGGTGCTAATTTTAGTGGTAAATATAAATTTGAACCTGTTGTAAAAATAGGTGATATTAGAAATCTTAAAGGAATCGATGACAACAGTATTGATTTAATTATAACGCATCCTCCATATCTAAATATTATAAAATATTCAAATGGTAATATAGATGGTGATTTATCAAATATTTCAGGAATAAAGAAATTTTTAAGTGAGTTAGAAAAGGGTGTTTTAGAGCTTTTTAGGGTTTTAAAGAATAATAGGTATTGTGCAATATTAATAGGTGACACTAGAAAAAGCGGACATTATGTTCCATTGGCTTTTTATGTAATGCAACTTTTTCTAAAAAATGGTTTTATATTGAAGGAAGATATTATAAAGGTACAACATAATTGCAAATCAACACCATATTGGAGAAGTCAAGTAGAAAAATACAATTTTTATTTAATAATGCATGAGCATTTATTTGTATTTAGAAAGCCTGAAGATGGTGAAGACTTAAGCAGAGTAAAGTACAGCATGTGGCAAGGAGGAATATAG
- a CDS encoding type II restriction endonuclease translates to MDSIYFDFLGMKNLEDVIEKFHNTLVDTNRNYKFFVDWDKVKRHVDKYKIEFNILNTLIGNKQFDDDLRKILSNYPQVLPTIPILLAIRKQKLTVIDDFIDKNFNIVHYDFNKKTLTNTDIDDIVEFFEKTGLKRFFLELSSKSVQDYVLGVEVGMDTNARKNRSGDAMELMLKPMIEKIASKGKSSFDILFQKKFQYLDDNYNIYVNSSIKNRKADFIIIKNGNKVINIEVNFYSGTGSKPQEIVDSYIERQNELKENGFEFIWITDGIGWRGQKSQLHKGFEKVNYLLNLHFVRQGLLEEILWRI, encoded by the coding sequence ATGGATTCAATCTATTTTGATTTTTTAGGAATGAAAAATTTAGAAGATGTTATAGAAAAATTTCACAATACATTGGTTGACACAAATAGGAATTATAAATTTTTTGTGGATTGGGACAAAGTAAAAAGACACGTTGATAAGTATAAGATTGAGTTTAATATTTTAAACACATTAATTGGGAATAAGCAATTTGATGACGATTTAAGAAAAATTTTGTCAAATTATCCTCAAGTTCTTCCTACTATTCCAATTTTATTAGCAATACGAAAACAAAAGCTGACAGTTATTGATGATTTTATTGATAAGAATTTTAACATTGTTCATTATGATTTTAATAAAAAGACTTTGACAAACACAGATATTGACGATATTGTTGAGTTCTTTGAAAAAACTGGTTTAAAGAGATTTTTTCTTGAATTATCTTCAAAAAGTGTACAAGATTACGTGCTAGGTGTCGAAGTTGGTATGGATACCAATGCACGTAAAAACAGAAGTGGAGATGCTATGGAATTGATGTTAAAACCGATGATTGAGAAAATAGCATCTAAGGGAAAAAGTTCTTTTGATATATTATTTCAAAAAAAGTTTCAGTACTTAGACGATAATTATAACATATATGTAAATTCTTCAATTAAAAATAGAAAAGCTGATTTTATTATAATAAAAAATGGCAATAAAGTTATAAATATAGAAGTCAATTTTTATTCGGGGACTGGTTCAAAACCTCAAGAAATAGTTGATTCTTATATAGAAAGGCAAAATGAATTAAAAGAAAATGGCTTTGAATTCATCTGGATAACCGATGGAATTGGTTGGAGAGGACAAAAGAGTCAGTTGCATAAAGGCTTTGAAAAAGTTAATTATCTATTAAATCTTCACTTTGTACGCCAAGGGTTATTGGAGGAAATCTTATGGAGGATATAA
- a CDS encoding Dam family site-specific DNA-(adenine-N6)-methyltransferase: MNEQLVINGIDNKKCVMVNAKPFLKWAGGKTQLLNELNSRLPLPIIQKREIESYIEPFVGGGAFFFFLKNNYNVKESFLIDSNKELIVGYTAVQNNVEDLIFELENIERKYLQLSDEERKKFYYNVREEYNTQKDTFDYFMYNSDWIKRASYLIFLNKTCFNGLYRLNKNGNFNVPFGKYNKPKICDKENLYEVSKALIDTEIICADFEESKKYVKKGSLLYLDPPYRPLSSTSNFTSYNESGFDDCDQVRLSEFFKEMDKKGAYLILSNSDPKNIDKDDDFFDKLYSEFIIERVSAKRYINSKGNGRGAINELIIRNF; encoded by the coding sequence ATGAATGAGCAACTTGTAATAAATGGCATTGATAATAAGAAATGTGTTATGGTTAATGCAAAACCATTTTTAAAATGGGCTGGAGGCAAAACTCAACTTTTAAACGAGCTAAATAGTAGATTACCATTACCAATAATACAGAAACGTGAGATAGAAAGTTATATTGAACCTTTTGTAGGTGGAGGAGCCTTTTTCTTTTTTTTAAAAAATAATTATAACGTAAAAGAATCTTTTTTGATAGATTCAAATAAAGAGTTAATTGTGGGATATACAGCTGTACAAAATAATGTAGAAGATTTAATATTCGAATTGGAAAATATTGAACGCAAATATTTACAATTATCAGATGAAGAAAGAAAAAAATTTTATTACAATGTTAGAGAAGAGTATAACACTCAAAAAGATACATTTGATTATTTTATGTATAATTCTGATTGGATAAAAAGAGCTTCTTACTTGATTTTTTTAAATAAAACTTGCTTTAATGGCTTATATAGATTAAATAAAAATGGGAATTTTAATGTGCCTTTTGGCAAATATAATAAGCCTAAAATTTGTGATAAAGAAAATTTATATGAGGTCAGTAAAGCATTAATAGACACAGAAATAATATGTGCAGATTTCGAAGAGTCAAAAAAATATGTAAAAAAAGGTAGCCTTTTATATCTTGATCCACCGTATCGGCCTTTAAGTTCGACTTCAAATTTCACATCATACAATGAATCTGGATTTGATGATTGTGATCAAGTAAGATTATCTGAGTTTTTTAAAGAGATGGATAAAAAAGGAGCTTATTTAATATTAAGCAATTCAGATCCTAAAAACATTGATAAAGATGATGATTTTTTTGATAAGTTATATTCTGAGTTTATCATCGAAAGAGTTAGTGCAAAAAGATACATTAATAGCAAAGGTAATGGACGGGGAGCAATTAATGAGCTTATAATTAGGAATTTTTAA
- a CDS encoding GNAT family protein encodes MYYKKLIGEKCYLSPMNVDDYEKYTEWVNDMEVAAGMLFASKMITSSKEKEVLETLSREYNFAIVDIKTDELIGNLGFPKLDYINRVAEVGLFIGNKEYWSKGYGQEALNLALDFGFSILNMHNIYLRVYSYNKPAISCYKKVGFKEAGRIREAKTIAGEKYDEIIMDILEDEYESVYIKKIVSEKNF; translated from the coding sequence ATGTATTACAAGAAATTAATAGGAGAAAAGTGTTACTTATCGCCTATGAATGTCGATGACTACGAAAAGTACACAGAATGGGTAAACGACATGGAAGTTGCGGCTGGAATGTTATTCGCATCAAAAATGATCACTTCATCTAAAGAAAAAGAAGTTTTAGAAACATTATCGAGAGAATACAATTTTGCGATAGTAGACATTAAGACAGACGAGCTTATAGGCAATCTAGGCTTTCCTAAACTAGATTACATAAATAGAGTTGCTGAAGTAGGATTATTTATAGGCAATAAAGAATATTGGAGCAAGGGTTATGGTCAGGAGGCACTTAATCTAGCACTTGATTTTGGATTCAGCATTCTTAATATGCACAATATTTATTTAAGAGTTTATTCTTACAATAAACCGGCTATATCTTGCTACAAAAAAGTTGGCTTCAAAGAGGCAGGGAGGATAAGAGAAGCAAAAACAATAGCAGGAGAAAAATACGATGAGATAATAATGGACATATTGGAAGACGAATATGAATCAGTCTATATCAAAAAAATCGTAAGCGAAAAAAATTTTTAA
- a CDS encoding GerAB/ArcD/ProY family transporter, translating into MSAKQDSWIAILLAMASALPLLYLYIFLYQKYKLNLTEILKLSFGKAIGKMLSAVYMFYFFYMASRVTRDYLELSIGSIYPMSPIKVIAILLLVVVTYFLLFNISVTLKVASILLPGFIN; encoded by the coding sequence ATATCAGCAAAACAGGATTCATGGATCGCAATCTTATTAGCAATGGCATCAGCACTGCCACTTTTATACTTGTACATTTTTTTGTATCAAAAATATAAGTTAAATTTAACAGAAATACTGAAATTAAGTTTTGGAAAAGCAATAGGGAAAATGTTGTCGGCAGTCTATATGTTTTATTTTTTTTATATGGCGTCAAGAGTCACAAGAGATTATCTGGAGCTTAGCATTGGCAGTATATATCCAATGTCACCTATTAAAGTAATAGCTATATTGTTATTGGTTGTAGTAACTTATTTTTTACTTTTTAACATAAGTGTCACTTTAAAAGTTGCTAGTATTTTATTGCCAGGATTTATTAATTAA
- a CDS encoding aldo/keto reductase has translation MIKRTLGKTGEELSIIGFGGILVMNMEQSKANNLVSDAIDHEIKKRLTFSKFINLL, from the coding sequence ATGATTAAAAGAACTTTAGGAAAAACTGGCGAGGAACTTTCGATTATTGGGTTTGGCGGAATACTAGTTATGAATATGGAGCAAAGTAAAGCTAACAATTTGGTATCTGATGCAATTGATCATGAAATTAAGAAGCGATTAACTTTTTCTAAGTTTATAAATTTACTCTAA
- a CDS encoding HEPN domain-containing protein — MDIDEYNRWFNQAIHTFKSAYRDYKDGDYSWSCFKAQQAAEYAVKALLRAFGISIVGHSLVKLANDLDNAGINKPDEYNKWARKLDRDYIQPRYPDAYPSGSPYEYYDENDAKISLEYAQNILNYVEEYINECSNDNKGKEKE, encoded by the coding sequence ATGGATATAGATGAATATAATAGATGGTTTAACCAAGCAATTCACACTTTTAAATCAGCTTATAGAGATTATAAAGATGGTGATTATTCATGGTCATGTTTTAAAGCGCAACAAGCCGCTGAATATGCCGTTAAAGCACTTTTAAGAGCGTTTGGCATTTCTATAGTAGGCCATTCACTAGTTAAATTAGCAAATGACCTTGATAATGCTGGAATTAATAAACCTGATGAATATAATAAGTGGGCAAGAAAACTTGACAGAGATTACATTCAACCACGATACCCGGATGCTTACCCATCAGGAAGTCCTTACGAATATTATGATGAAAATGATGCTAAAATATCATTGGAATATGCTCAAAATATTCTAAATTATGTGGAGGAATACATAAATGAATGCAGCAATGATAATAAGGGAAAAGAAAAGGAATAA
- a CDS encoding nucleotidyltransferase domain-containing protein — protein MNAAMIIREKKRNNLIDIGKKYSEIISNVLHPMCAIIIGSVARGDFNDSSDIDVILISDEMPVNYKERMKLLYDHVFDAIEPKGYNTEEFKKLYLKNNPISIEAIEKGIVIYDDGIWDKLKKDILSGYVGEIQ, from the coding sequence ATGAATGCAGCAATGATAATAAGGGAAAAGAAAAGGAATAATCTTATAGATATAGGTAAGAAATACTCAGAAATTATTAGTAATGTTTTACATCCTATGTGTGCAATTATAATCGGTTCAGTTGCCAGAGGAGATTTTAACGATAGCAGTGATATTGACGTAATATTAATATCTGATGAAATGCCTGTTAATTATAAGGAAAGAATGAAACTGTTATACGATCATGTTTTTGATGCAATCGAACCAAAAGGCTATAACACCGAGGAATTTAAAAAACTATATCTTAAAAATAACCCCATTTCTATTGAAGCAATTGAAAAGGGTATTGTAATTTATGATGACGGAATATGGGATAAACTAAAAAAAGATATTCTTTCAGGTTATGTTGGAGAAATACAGTAA
- a CDS encoding YjbQ family protein, with the protein MGDTLGAEFVSSGDCRALINTDAQMKATLIGSSKTFIVQDSVLQVGKLGYIYFVVWDQNRERTRHC; encoded by the coding sequence ATTGGTGATACTTTAGGTGCGGAATTTGTTTCGAGCGGAGATTGCAGAGCATTAATAAATACAGATGCTCAGATGAAAGCAACTCTTATTGGCTCCAGTAAAACATTTATTGTCCAAGATTCAGTGCTTCAAGTTGGTAAACTTGGTTATATTTACTTTGTTGTTTGGGACCAAAACAGAGAAAGAACCAGACATTGTTAG
- a CDS encoding YjbQ family protein has protein sequence MNIYKEQINLTSHGGTPSFFNITPSVKEIIKKSKIQNGICVVISPHTTCSVFFEEFVHDYTENGDEYLQADLNNVLKKIIPDQIAEGQYNYPGEKHYEAVLSWPDADDYLPNGDRSALLNCDAHLKATLIGSSQVFEVDNGKLGVGTTGYIYFVDFDRTRPRTRKCKIIVLGE, from the coding sequence ATGAATATTTATAAAGAACAAATTAATTTAACCTCACATGGAGGGACTCCAAGTTTTTTTAATATTACTCCTTCCGTAAAAGAAATAATTAAAAAAAGTAAAATTCAAAATGGTATCTGTGTTGTTATTTCTCCCCACACCACCTGTTCTGTATTCTTTGAAGAATTCGTTCATGATTATACTGAAAATGGTGATGAATACCTTCAAGCCGACTTAAATAATGTCCTTAAAAAAATCATTCCAGACCAAATTGCAGAAGGGCAATACAACTATCCTGGTGAAAAGCATTACGAAGCTGTTTTATCATGGCCAGATGCAGATGACTATCTCCCAAATGGTGATCGTTCTGCCCTCTTAAATTGTGACGCACACCTAAAAGCAACATTGATTGGCTCCAGCCAGGTATTCGAGGTTGATAATGGAAAATTGGGAGTCGGAACAACAGGTTATATTTATTTTGTAGATTTTGATCGTACAAGACCTCGCACTCGTAAATGTAAAATCATCGTATTAGGTGAATAA
- a CDS encoding triose-phosphate isomerase: protein MKKIRTPFFVVNPKSYLYGEESLQLALAADKLAEEYDVDMFFTAPFADLANIKSHTKNLKITAQHMDSLVPGRGMGYVLPESLKAVGVDAVFLNHAEHSLKLTDLVKAIKRAKELEIITIVCADSIEEAVAIATLGPDILLCEPTDLIGTGKTSSFDYINETTSKIKEINKDILVMQAAGITSGEDVYQTIIHGADGTGATSGIINAPNRVKRLEEMIQAIVKAKNEK from the coding sequence ATGAAAAAAATAAGAACACCGTTTTTTGTAGTTAATCCAAAGTCTTATTTGTATGGTGAAGAAAGTTTGCAATTAGCTCTTGCTGCAGACAAGCTTGCTGAAGAGTATGATGTAGATATGTTTTTTACTGCCCCCTTTGCAGATTTGGCTAATATCAAGTCACATACAAAAAATCTTAAAATCACGGCTCAACATATGGATTCATTAGTTCCAGGACGTGGAATGGGATATGTGTTACCTGAATCATTAAAAGCAGTTGGCGTGGATGCAGTATTTTTAAATCATGCTGAACATTCTTTAAAATTAACTGATTTAGTTAAGGCAATAAAAAGAGCAAAAGAATTAGAAATTATTACAATTGTTTGTGCAGATTCTATTGAAGAAGCTGTGGCTATTGCTACGTTAGGTCCTGATATACTATTATGTGAACCTACTGATTTAATTGGAACAGGAAAGACTAGTAGTTTTGACTATATAAACGAAACTACAAGTAAAATAAAAGAGATTAATAAAGACATTTTAGTTATGCAGGCTGCAGGAATAACTTCTGGTGAAGATGTTTACCAGACAATAATACATGGTGCCGATGGAACTGGAGCAACAAGTGGAATAATTAATGCTCCAAATAGAGTAAAGAGATTAGAAGAAATGATACAAGCAATTGTGAAAGCTAAAAATGAAAAATAA
- a CDS encoding class II fructose-bisphosphate aldolase, which produces MLVSSTELFKVARENNFAIPAPNFVDQNSIKAYIEVAEKLNLPIILAYAEAHEDFLSFDEALYLGKYYGEKAKIPAVLHFDHGTKKELIIRAIDEGFNSVMIDASMDSFEDNVKKTREIVKYAHLRGVVVEAEIGHVGNSENYRNNDNSASVYTTVEEAKKFVELTNVDSLAVSIGTAHGHYKGKPAIDFNRLKEIRNAVNVPLVLHGGSSSGDDNLKRCATEGISKINIYTDLVTAAFNKVKNTKCNDYYELLNAQKEGMKECLEHYYDVFETKKFRQIITI; this is translated from the coding sequence TTGTTAGTATCATCAACAGAATTATTTAAGGTAGCAAGGGAAAATAATTTTGCTATACCAGCTCCAAATTTCGTGGATCAAAATTCTATTAAAGCTTATATTGAAGTTGCAGAAAAATTAAATTTACCAATTATTTTAGCTTATGCAGAAGCACATGAGGATTTTTTATCATTTGATGAAGCACTATATTTAGGGAAATACTATGGTGAAAAAGCTAAAATTCCAGCAGTATTACACTTTGATCATGGTACTAAGAAAGAATTGATAATCAGAGCTATAGATGAAGGATTTAACTCAGTTATGATAGATGCTTCTATGGATTCATTTGAAGATAATGTTAAAAAAACAAGAGAAATAGTTAAATATGCCCATTTAAGAGGGGTAGTTGTAGAAGCTGAAATTGGGCATGTCGGCAATAGCGAGAATTATAGAAACAATGACAATAGTGCCAGCGTTTATACTACTGTTGAGGAGGCAAAGAAATTTGTTGAACTTACAAATGTAGATTCTCTAGCAGTATCTATAGGAACTGCCCATGGACATTATAAAGGAAAACCAGCTATTGATTTTAATAGATTAAAAGAAATTAGAAATGCTGTAAATGTTCCTTTAGTACTTCACGGAGGTTCATCTTCAGGAGATGACAATCTCAAAAGGTGTGCTACTGAAGGAATAAGCAAGATAAATATCTATACTGATTTAGTAACTGCTGCATTTAACAAAGTAAAAAATACTAAATGCAATGATTATTATGAATTACTAAATGCACAAAAAGAAGGCATGAAAGAGTGCCTAGAACATTATTATGATGTATTTGAAACAAAAAAATTTAGACAAATTATAACTATATAA
- a CDS encoding galactitol-specific PTS transporter subunit IIC has protein sequence MSVIKYLLDLGAVVMLPIIIFILGLILGEKPGKAFRAAITIGIGFIGINLVIGLLVNNLGPAAQAMVKNMGVKLNVIDVGWPASSAIAFASKVGAFVIPLGLAINIIMLATRLTKTVNVDFWNYWHFAFTGALVAAATGNLTLGLIAAAINAAIVLKLADWTAKTVQDFYGLPGISLPHGFSAAYVPIAIPLNKLIDKIPYINKIEADPDTINKRFGIFGEPVVLGLILGLILGILAKFDAKATLNLGMSMAGVMFLMPRMVKILMEGLIPISEAAKSFMQKRFAGKEFYIGLDSAVAVGHPAAISTALILVPITILIAIILPGNSVLPFGDLATIPFMVAMIAPITKGNVFRSVLIGAIVIGVGLLIATDVAPLLTHAAVDAAFKFPSGASQISSICDGANPLTWIILKIMKLFR, from the coding sequence ATGAGCGTAATAAAATATTTGTTAGACCTTGGCGCTGTTGTAATGCTTCCAATAATAATCTTCATACTTGGTTTGATTTTAGGTGAAAAGCCTGGCAAAGCTTTTCGTGCAGCAATTACGATTGGAATAGGATTCATAGGAATAAATCTTGTAATAGGCTTGCTTGTCAATAATTTAGGCCCAGCAGCACAAGCAATGGTTAAAAACATGGGTGTAAAATTAAATGTCATAGATGTTGGTTGGCCGGCATCATCGGCAATTGCATTTGCATCAAAAGTAGGAGCTTTTGTAATTCCACTAGGGCTTGCTATTAATATAATAATGCTTGCAACAAGACTTACTAAAACTGTAAATGTAGACTTTTGGAACTACTGGCACTTTGCATTTACTGGTGCACTTGTGGCAGCTGCAACAGGAAATTTGACATTAGGATTAATAGCAGCAGCAATTAATGCAGCTATAGTATTAAAGCTTGCAGACTGGACAGCAAAAACAGTTCAGGATTTTTATGGATTACCGGGAATATCGTTGCCGCACGGTTTTTCAGCAGCTTATGTTCCGATAGCTATTCCATTAAATAAATTAATTGATAAGATACCGTACATTAATAAAATAGAAGCAGACCCTGATACAATTAATAAGAGATTTGGTATATTTGGAGAACCTGTTGTATTAGGATTAATTTTAGGCTTGATCTTAGGTATTTTAGCAAAATTCGACGCAAAGGCAACTCTTAATCTTGGTATGTCAATGGCAGGCGTAATGTTTTTGATGCCAAGGATGGTAAAGATACTTATGGAAGGACTTATACCAATTTCAGAAGCTGCTAAGTCCTTTATGCAAAAGAGATTTGCAGGTAAAGAATTTTATATTGGACTTGATTCAGCTGTTGCGGTTGGACATCCTGCGGCTATATCTACAGCTTTAATTTTAGTACCTATTACAATTTTGATTGCCATAATATTACCAGGAAATAGTGTTTTGCCATTTGGTGATTTAGCGACTATACCATTTATGGTAGCGATGATAGCACCTATTACAAAAGGAAATGTTTTTAGATCGGTATTAATCGGAGCAATAGTAATAGGCGTAGGGCTTTTGATTGCAACTGATGTTGCACCACTTCTCACACATGCTGCGGTAGATGCCGCGTTTAAATTCCCAAGTGGCGCTTCTCAAATATCAAGTATATGTGATGGTGCTAATCCATTGACATGGATAATTTTGAAAATTATGAAATTGTTTAGATAA
- a CDS encoding PTS sugar transporter subunit IIB yields the protein MNMTRKTVIVACGTGIATSTVVAEKITEACKKENLNVNIIQCKVTEIKGYAENADLIVTTTILKDSFGKKSINALSLITGIGEEKVLEEIINELKK from the coding sequence ATGAATATGACAAGAAAAACTGTTATAGTGGCGTGTGGGACAGGAATTGCTACATCAACTGTTGTTGCAGAAAAAATAACCGAAGCATGTAAAAAAGAAAATCTCAATGTAAACATAATTCAGTGTAAGGTTACTGAAATCAAAGGATATGCAGAGAATGCAGATCTCATTGTAACAACAACCATTTTGAAGGATAGCTTTGGCAAAAAAAGCATCAATGCTCTTTCCTTAATTACAGGAATAGGAGAAGAAAAAGTACTAGAAGAGATTATAAATGAATTAAAAAAGTGA
- a CDS encoding PTS sugar transporter subunit IIA, which produces MKISEFFNKELVVTNFDAKCKEDVFDVLYKKLYENGFVKESYLEAIKKREKNFPTGLQLNRYNVAIPHTDPEHVIKPAIAVATLKNPVIFKNMANPLEDVEVSLVFMIALNEAHSQVEMLQQLIQLIQNDVLLEKIIREDGGDEIIEIIKNCTLNDETV; this is translated from the coding sequence ATGAAGATATCAGAGTTTTTCAACAAAGAATTAGTTGTTACAAATTTTGATGCCAAATGCAAAGAAGATGTTTTTGATGTACTGTACAAAAAATTGTACGAAAATGGATTTGTTAAAGAGAGCTATTTAGAAGCAATAAAAAAACGCGAAAAAAATTTTCCAACTGGTTTGCAGCTAAATAGATACAATGTTGCAATACCACATACAGATCCAGAGCATGTAATAAAACCTGCAATAGCCGTCGCAACGCTGAAAAACCCGGTTATATTTAAAAACATGGCAAATCCGTTGGAAGATGTGGAAGTTAGTTTAGTTTTCATGATAGCATTGAATGAGGCACATAGCCAAGTTGAAATGCTGCAGCAACTAATTCAATTAATTCAAAATGACGTTTTACTGGAGAAGATTATTAGAGAAGATGGAGGTGATGAAATTATTGAGATTATAAAAAATTGTACTTTGAATGATGAAACTGTTTAA